In Phycisphaerae bacterium RAS2, the DNA window GCGGCCGAACTCGCGGGCGTACTCGACGGCTTCATCGCGATGATCGAGCGCGTATTGAATGGACTGGCGGATGAGGCCGGAAATCTGCTTCATGGCGGCGGCGCCGAGGTCGCGGCGGATGACGTTCCCGCCCAGCGGCAGGGGCAGGCCGGTGCGCGCCTGCCACCACTCGGCGAGATCAACGACTTTGTGCAGGCCCATGGCGTGATAGGTGAGCTGGGCTTCGTGAATGATCAGCCCGGCGTCGACCTCGCCGTCGGCGACGGCCTGCGGGATGCGGTCGAACTCCATGACGACGGGTGTATATTCGAGATCGTTGAGGGCGAGGCGCAGGACAAGGTTGGCGGTGGTGCGTTCGCCGGGGATGGCGATGGTGTCGCCGAGGAGGTTCTCGATGGGGCGGGGGCGTTTGGAGATGACCATCGGCCCGTAGCCGTCGCCCATGCTGCATCCGCAGCCGAGGAGCGCGTAGCGTGCCATGACGTAGGGATAGCTGTGGATGCTGATGGCGGAGACTTCCAGCTCGCCGCGTTCGGCCCGGCGGTTGAGGGACTCGATGTCGGCCATTTCGTGGGTGAAACGGTAGGGGCCGGTGTCGATTTTTTCGCGTGCCAGGGCGTAAAACATGAAGGCATCGTCGGGGTCAGGCGAATGGCCGATGCGGATGAGCGTGGAGCCGGGTTTATCCATACAAGTGTCTCACAGTTGCCGGGCGCGGGGTCTGTCGAAGCACGGTTGCGGGGCGATTATACGGATTCGCAGTGGGAATACGACGCGCCACCGCTTGTGAATCGTTTGGGACCGGCGCGGACGCAATGCCGCGCGATCGCGCGGCGGCGCCGGCCGCTCCCTGTGGCGGTTGACGTTGGCAGGGAGCGTGGGTCGGGTACAATGCGCGGGGTGATGGTGATGATGCCGTCGGGCGCGATCCGCCCGGCCTCGGCCTGATCCGGTCGCAGGAGCTTGATTGGCCCGTCGCGCGAGTGGAGATGCTTCGCGGTCGCGGGCGGACTGCATCGGCGGGTCGGTGTGAGCGGCTGCGGCAGGCGGCCGGAAAGCGAGGGACGTGGCGTGCCACGGAAACAGATCGAACTTTCAAACCGCGTCGAGTATCTGAACATTCTCGACCTGGAGGGCAACGCGGACGCCGCGCTGGACCCGAAGCTCGATGCGAACGAGCTGCGAAAGCTGTTCCGCGCGATGCTGCTGGCGCGGCGCTACGACGAGCGCATGCTCAAGCTGCAACGGCAGGGGCGCATCGGGACGTACGGCCCGGCGCTGGGTCAGGAGGCGGCATCGCTCGGTCCCGCGTATGTGCTCGGCAAAGACGATTGGATGGCGCCCTCCTTCCGCGAGCCTGCGGGCATGTTGTATCGCGGCTGGCCAATGGAGAAGTTGATTCTATGGTGGGGCGGGAATGAGACCGGTTCATCGACACCGACCGGCGTGAACGACACGCCGATCTGCGTGCCGGTGTCGTCGCAGTGTTTGTACGCCGCGGGCATTGCGTGGGGTTGCAAGCTCAAGGGCGGCAAGAACGTCGCGCTGGGGTTTGTCGGCGACGGCGGCACGAGCGAGGGTGACTTCCACGAAGCGCTGAATGTCGCCGGCGCGTTTCAACTGCCGCTGGTGATCGTGATTCAGAACAATCACTGGGCCATTTCGCTGCCGCGGCAGAAGCAGTCGGCGGCGCAGACGCTGGCGCAGAAGGCCATTGCCTACGGCATGAACGGCCTGCAGGTCGACGGCAACGACATCCTCGCGATGGTCGCGGCGACGCGCGAAGCGGTGGAGCACGCGCGGAGCGGCAAGGGGCCGATGCTCATCGAAGCGGTGACCTATCGCATGGGCGTCCACACGACGGCCGACGATCCGAAGAAGTATCGCACCGAGGAAGAGGTGGCCTGCTGGCAGCCGAAGGACCCGCTCGAGCGATTCTGGAAGTATCTGGCGAAAAAGAAAGTGATGGACGAGAAGGCGCGCGAGGCGTTGGAGGCCGAGCTTGCCGAGCAAATTACCG includes these proteins:
- the mqnD gene encoding 1,4-dihydroxy-6-naphtoate synthase, producing the protein MDKPGSTLIRIGHSPDPDDAFMFYALAREKIDTGPYRFTHEMADIESLNRRAERGELEVSAISIHSYPYVMARYALLGCGCSMGDGYGPMVISKRPRPIENLLGDTIAIPGERTTANLVLRLALNDLEYTPVVMEFDRIPQAVADGEVDAGLIIHEAQLTYHAMGLHKVVDLAEWWQARTGLPLPLGGNVIRRDLGAAAMKQISGLIRQSIQYALDHRDEAVEYAREFGRGLDRALTDKFVGMYVNNWTLAYGPRGEEAVRRLLSEATAAGMVPNPGEIEFVA
- the pdhA gene encoding Pyruvate dehydrogenase E1 component subunit alpha, with the protein product MPRKQIELSNRVEYLNILDLEGNADAALDPKLDANELRKLFRAMLLARRYDERMLKLQRQGRIGTYGPALGQEAASLGPAYVLGKDDWMAPSFREPAGMLYRGWPMEKLILWWGGNETGSSTPTGVNDTPICVPVSSQCLYAAGIAWGCKLKGGKNVALGFVGDGGTSEGDFHEALNVAGAFQLPLVIVIQNNHWAISLPRQKQSAAQTLAQKAIAYGMNGLQVDGNDILAMVAATREAVEHARSGKGPMLIEAVTYRMGVHTTADDPKKYRTEEEVACWQPKDPLERFWKYLAKKKVMDEKAREALEAELAEQITAAVAKAEAYEPDITEPFRHSLAEMPPTLKEQFAEFQAYMDSSSRPDNGSAPSAHDPLMSRLH